One region of Luteolibacter rhizosphaerae genomic DNA includes:
- a CDS encoding putative Ig domain-containing protein, with product MKPTSRRISCGLLALSLFSLMEARAGLIATLDASSLDVLPDATVVLNYVAPLTQGSGAAEITVPGAWTNSLTINSAVVLQELKAFQGNGRVKMDVSMAAPPAGWFQIHVAFQGDGLGWTQINDVMGSGTAFDGTIELDFSQLNLAGVPEAPTWGQMILMTNTGQPHTVKIDNIRVVSPEAPKPAVAYVFDTTTEGYGKPAAAYSPLFGGSLAVTSPVDSWEWHTDRSGMGVEMTAKLQEAATNGGHFSVDVFGPAGSLAGFTFSAFIQPWNTWAWSQTDLTVAALAVEPLEGGMEVARVRVPISAFGATLTSQPGYNHGFGFQRPPGTTIYFDNVMVTPSASRKIDFATGLENFVQEAGSTVAHVAAPGSGALHMETPEDPAWGARAFFSSEAGGKVAEMHASLQKAAVTGGTLRFKIYEPYLIDKTENFTGMYVSVGLNGTEPQLLEPLWVGADEFTEGAADATPPGFVRTVSIPLYPAGSTQIDGFVLSQNAGVYEFMVGTNMSGAGLAGLYLDDFEIVAPADPAIIHLPTLPNGNGGIIGRVLTNSEGDCSYAAVNLPPGVVINPATGLVTGAPTQDGNYEITFSVTSGGVTASESVVWVVSSGASGVVITSFTRSGGSVTLTWSGSTAVTVQRSTTMTAGSWEAISTADADGTHTDSSPPAGRAFYRVLTP from the coding sequence ATGAAGCCCACCTCTCGCCGCATCTCTTGCGGTCTCCTCGCCTTGTCCCTGTTCTCCCTGATGGAGGCCCGCGCCGGTCTCATCGCGACTCTCGATGCCAGCTCGCTGGATGTCCTCCCGGACGCCACGGTCGTGCTCAACTATGTCGCTCCCCTGACCCAAGGCAGCGGGGCTGCAGAGATCACCGTGCCGGGCGCTTGGACCAATTCACTCACCATCAACTCAGCCGTGGTGCTGCAGGAGTTGAAAGCCTTCCAAGGCAACGGGCGCGTGAAGATGGATGTTTCCATGGCGGCCCCTCCCGCAGGCTGGTTCCAGATCCATGTCGCCTTCCAAGGCGACGGGCTCGGATGGACGCAGATCAATGATGTGATGGGCAGCGGCACCGCCTTCGATGGCACCATCGAACTCGATTTCTCGCAGCTCAATCTGGCCGGCGTGCCGGAGGCTCCGACTTGGGGGCAGATGATTCTCATGACGAACACCGGACAGCCGCACACCGTGAAGATCGACAACATCCGCGTGGTCTCTCCGGAAGCGCCCAAGCCCGCGGTCGCCTACGTCTTCGACACGACGACGGAAGGGTATGGCAAGCCGGCGGCTGCCTACTCGCCGCTCTTCGGTGGCTCGCTGGCGGTCACGTCTCCGGTCGATAGCTGGGAGTGGCACACGGACCGTTCCGGCATGGGGGTGGAGATGACGGCCAAGCTGCAAGAGGCGGCAACGAATGGCGGCCACTTCAGCGTGGATGTCTTCGGCCCCGCGGGTTCCCTCGCCGGGTTTACCTTCTCCGCCTTCATCCAGCCATGGAACACCTGGGCATGGTCGCAGACCGATCTCACCGTGGCGGCCCTGGCGGTGGAGCCGCTCGAAGGCGGGATGGAAGTGGCCCGGGTCCGGGTGCCGATCTCGGCCTTTGGCGCGACCCTGACCAGCCAGCCCGGCTACAACCACGGCTTCGGCTTCCAGCGCCCGCCGGGTACCACGATCTACTTCGACAACGTGATGGTCACGCCGTCCGCCTCCCGGAAGATCGACTTCGCCACAGGTCTGGAGAACTTCGTTCAGGAAGCTGGCAGCACCGTCGCCCACGTGGCAGCCCCCGGCAGCGGGGCCCTGCACATGGAGACGCCGGAGGACCCGGCATGGGGTGCCCGGGCATTCTTCAGCTCAGAGGCGGGGGGCAAGGTGGCGGAGATGCACGCCAGCCTGCAGAAGGCGGCGGTCACCGGCGGAACCCTGCGTTTCAAGATTTACGAGCCCTACCTCATCGACAAGACCGAGAACTTCACCGGCATGTATGTGAGTGTCGGACTCAATGGCACGGAGCCCCAGTTGCTCGAACCGCTCTGGGTGGGTGCGGATGAATTCACCGAAGGTGCTGCGGATGCCACGCCGCCGGGCTTCGTCCGGACGGTGAGCATCCCGCTCTATCCCGCGGGCTCCACACAGATCGATGGCTTCGTGTTGTCTCAAAACGCGGGCGTGTATGAATTCATGGTCGGCACAAACATGAGCGGTGCAGGGCTGGCAGGACTCTATCTCGACGATTTCGAGATCGTGGCTCCGGCTGATCCGGCGATCATCCATCTGCCCACCCTTCCTAACGGAAACGGTGGGATCATCGGGCGGGTGCTCACGAACTCGGAAGGGGATTGCAGCTACGCCGCCGTGAACCTGCCCCCCGGAGTGGTGATCAATCCAGCAACGGGACTCGTGACCGGTGCCCCGACTCAGGATGGCAACTACGAGATCACCTTCTCGGTGACCTCGGGGGGAGTTACCGCTTCCGAGTCGGTGGTTTGGGTCGTCAGTTCCGGCGCCAGCGGAGTCGTGATCACTTCGTTCACCCGTAGCGGGGGATCGGTCACGCTCACTTGGAGCGGTAGCACCGCGGTGACGGTGCAGCGCTCCACCACGATGACCGCCGGAAGCTGGGAGGCGATCAGCACCGCCGATGCGGATGGGACCCACACGGATTCCTCGCCACCGGCCGGTCGCGCCTTCTATCGGGTGCTGACGCCCTGA
- a CDS encoding HAD family hydrolase: MEVRRSFPWLLISDVDDTLLGDAGGLDAFSRECIGVLLVLNSSRPAASVEKTFADISSGPELAGRITGMGTEVEIGGRKRSDWQEMFEGWERAPVDRLMKRMGFPAHAAEMQTAFKASFAVPRSRWTEVRKAVLAGSPGSKVICSGEGDFDVIPAAAGKDRAALWVAGELGIPASRWGVAGDSANDLAVFHAAPRAIAVGNARQELLRNADPAKTYHATRSHAWGLIEGLRRWGALAPDLTENHGNEN, translated from the coding sequence ATGGAAGTACGAAGATCCTTCCCGTGGTTGCTAATCAGTGATGTGGATGACACCCTGCTCGGCGATGCAGGGGGGCTCGACGCCTTCTCCCGGGAGTGCATTGGGGTGCTTCTGGTGCTCAATTCGAGCCGACCGGCGGCGAGTGTGGAGAAAACCTTCGCAGACATTTCGAGTGGCCCTGAACTGGCGGGGCGCATCACCGGGATGGGAACGGAGGTTGAGATCGGCGGCCGGAAGCGGAGCGACTGGCAGGAGATGTTTGAGGGGTGGGAACGAGCTCCGGTGGACAGGCTGATGAAGCGGATGGGATTCCCGGCGCATGCGGCGGAGATGCAAACCGCGTTCAAGGCCAGCTTCGCGGTGCCGCGAAGCCGCTGGACGGAGGTGAGGAAAGCGGTGCTCGCGGGGTCTCCCGGGAGCAAAGTGATCTGCTCCGGAGAAGGCGACTTCGACGTGATACCGGCTGCGGCTGGCAAAGACCGGGCTGCACTATGGGTGGCAGGGGAACTAGGGATCCCGGCATCCCGCTGGGGAGTGGCTGGCGACTCCGCGAACGATTTGGCCGTCTTCCATGCTGCCCCGCGGGCGATCGCCGTGGGGAACGCGCGGCAGGAACTCCTGCGGAATGCGGATCCCGCGAAAACTTATCATGCAACTCGCTCCCACGCCTGGGGGCTGATCGAGGGGCTGAGGCGCTGGGGAGCGCTAGCACCCGATCTAACAGAAAATCATGGCAACGAAAACTAA
- a CDS encoding glycosyltransferase — translation MATKTNAQGSILMLSIHGYVSAEPELGKPDTGGQVVFVLELAKRFARLGYKVDLVTRRFGKQPEFDRVNPNLRVWRIPFGGKDFIRKEDMHGQLRDFVTNFLAEAASRKLRYDVVSSHYWDAGWAGQRIAEELRIPHVHTPHSLGSWKKKDMKGSRGEEEQIYRFAERMEKEFLVYRNCDHIIATTEQQVELIHADYGIPREHVSLIPPGIDEQRFTPAQPSRVAEIRERIGFAADDVYCVGRAATNKGIDLLISALPALRKLVPKARLQLAIGAGSDRDRERVTKWKELAQELGVAAHVRWIGYVADEEMADYYRAAGVFALSSRYEPFGMTAIEAMACGTPTVATVHGGLHEAVEFGTHALFADPKKPEEFAAIMGMPLRYARLREKLSLEGARFSRRQFGWTGIARRTLAVFERFRGIYQMPEELADV, via the coding sequence ATGGCAACGAAAACTAACGCACAGGGATCGATCCTGATGCTCTCCATCCACGGCTACGTTTCGGCGGAGCCCGAACTGGGCAAGCCGGATACGGGAGGCCAGGTGGTCTTCGTTCTGGAGTTGGCGAAGCGCTTCGCGCGACTGGGATACAAGGTGGACTTGGTGACCCGGAGATTTGGGAAGCAGCCGGAATTTGACCGGGTGAACCCGAACCTGCGGGTATGGCGCATTCCCTTCGGCGGGAAAGACTTCATCCGGAAGGAAGACATGCACGGCCAACTGAGGGACTTCGTCACGAACTTCCTTGCGGAAGCGGCAAGCCGCAAGCTGCGCTACGACGTGGTGAGCAGCCACTACTGGGATGCGGGCTGGGCCGGGCAACGGATCGCGGAAGAGTTGCGGATCCCGCATGTCCATACACCGCACTCGCTGGGTTCGTGGAAGAAGAAGGACATGAAAGGCTCGCGGGGCGAGGAGGAGCAGATCTACCGGTTCGCCGAGCGGATGGAGAAGGAGTTTCTGGTGTATCGGAACTGCGACCACATCATCGCGACGACCGAGCAGCAGGTGGAACTGATCCACGCGGACTACGGGATACCGCGCGAGCATGTGAGCCTGATCCCTCCGGGGATTGACGAGCAGCGCTTCACCCCGGCGCAGCCATCGCGGGTGGCGGAGATCCGCGAGCGGATCGGCTTCGCCGCGGACGATGTATATTGCGTGGGCCGGGCCGCGACGAACAAGGGGATCGACCTGCTGATCTCCGCGCTGCCAGCGCTGAGGAAGCTGGTGCCGAAGGCGCGGCTGCAACTGGCGATCGGGGCGGGGTCCGACCGGGACCGCGAACGGGTGACCAAATGGAAGGAACTGGCCCAGGAATTGGGCGTGGCAGCGCATGTCCGCTGGATCGGCTATGTGGCGGATGAAGAGATGGCGGACTACTACCGTGCCGCCGGAGTCTTCGCCCTGTCCTCGCGCTACGAGCCTTTCGGAATGACGGCGATCGAGGCGATGGCCTGCGGCACGCCGACAGTGGCAACCGTTCACGGAGGACTGCATGAAGCGGTGGAGTTCGGCACGCACGCGCTCTTCGCCGATCCGAAGAAGCCGGAAGAGTTCGCCGCGATCATGGGCATGCCACTGCGCTATGCGCGCCTGCGCGAGAAGCTCTCGCTAGAAGGCGCGCGATTCTCCCGCAGGCAGTTCGGGTGGACCGGTATTGCGCGGCGCACGCTGGCGGTCTTCGAGCGCTTCCGCGGGATCTATCAGATGCCGGAAGAACTCGCTGACGTTTGA
- a CDS encoding amylo-alpha-1,6-glucosidase: MPSILFRPEDYRALSQEERELLSEGYLQAISVVRKNITPKGFSACSLKDNTVYGTDENYRSVWARDGALTALWTLDLEDEDIRQAQIDTFDTLLSLQAPNGQIPANVRIDSDVAEYAGVGGIASIDSVMWIIIGLVHICEARNDWSLAERHAEKLQKAMDWLAAHDSNNCGLLEIPEASDWADLFGFSYHVLYDEVLWYRSIDCYSRLLDRLGKGEQAEEYRKQAVFVREKFLRTFWPTTVRGEGNPALSFTDTQYSLGDARYLVAQVSPFSFSWRCDVCGNLLAFLTGLLAPEHAMMTFRFLWGCGVNDPGPVKNLYPPVQAGDPEWRSYYTVNLLNLPNHYHNGGLWPFIGSMWVRFIHRLGMPELAQWELVKLARTCQLGMSRPWEFNEWHHGVTGRPMGKAYQAWSAAGFIRACHDLEAVPSSVSHAI, encoded by the coding sequence ATGCCGAGTATCTTGTTCCGACCGGAGGACTACCGTGCCTTGAGCCAGGAGGAGAGGGAACTGCTCTCCGAAGGCTACTTGCAGGCGATCTCGGTGGTGCGGAAAAACATCACACCGAAGGGCTTCAGTGCCTGCTCGCTGAAGGACAACACGGTCTACGGAACGGATGAGAACTATCGCTCGGTCTGGGCGCGTGACGGGGCTCTCACGGCCTTGTGGACGCTGGATCTGGAAGATGAGGACATCCGTCAGGCGCAGATCGACACCTTCGATACCCTGCTTTCGCTCCAAGCTCCGAACGGCCAGATCCCGGCGAACGTGAGGATCGACAGCGACGTGGCCGAATATGCCGGGGTAGGCGGGATCGCCAGCATCGACAGCGTGATGTGGATCATCATCGGGTTGGTGCACATCTGCGAGGCCCGCAATGACTGGTCGCTGGCGGAACGGCACGCGGAGAAGCTGCAGAAGGCGATGGACTGGCTGGCGGCGCATGACTCTAACAACTGCGGCCTGCTGGAGATTCCCGAGGCGAGCGACTGGGCGGACCTCTTCGGCTTCAGCTATCACGTGCTTTACGATGAGGTGCTGTGGTACCGGAGCATCGACTGCTATTCGCGCCTGTTGGACCGGCTGGGAAAGGGGGAGCAGGCGGAGGAGTATCGCAAGCAGGCGGTCTTCGTGCGGGAGAAATTCCTCCGCACCTTCTGGCCCACCACGGTGCGAGGGGAGGGGAATCCCGCCCTGAGCTTCACCGATACGCAATACTCGCTCGGTGACGCACGGTATCTGGTGGCGCAGGTATCACCCTTCAGCTTCAGCTGGCGCTGCGATGTTTGTGGTAACCTGTTAGCTTTTCTAACCGGGCTTCTGGCTCCCGAGCACGCGATGATGACCTTCCGCTTCCTCTGGGGTTGCGGGGTGAACGATCCGGGGCCGGTGAAGAATCTTTATCCCCCGGTGCAGGCTGGCGATCCGGAGTGGCGATCCTATTATACGGTGAACCTGCTGAATCTGCCGAACCACTATCACAACGGCGGCCTGTGGCCCTTCATCGGATCGATGTGGGTGCGCTTCATCCACCGGCTGGGGATGCCGGAACTCGCGCAGTGGGAACTGGTGAAGCTCGCACGGACCTGCCAGCTCGGGATGTCGCGCCCGTGGGAGTTCAACGAGTGGCACCATGGGGTGACCGGGAGACCGATGGGGAAGGCCTACCAAGCGTGGAGCGCGGCGGGATTCATCCGGGCCTGCCACGATCTGGAGGCGGTTCCGTCCTCGGTTTCTCACGCCATCTAA
- the rlmB gene encoding 23S rRNA (guanosine(2251)-2'-O)-methyltransferase RlmB → MKPRRREHEARDNRHARRPEQTNDTIQVPSLDEDDLMQIVADKPVPFILILDCVQDPHNLGAILRSADGAGVHAVVAPKDKAAGITETVRRISVGAADHVPFVQVTNLARTMEHLKKAGVWIVGTTDHTDKLLYDLDLKGPLALVLGAEEKGMRRLTEENCDFLAKLPMAGKVECLNVSVSAGVCLYEAVRQRTHATK, encoded by the coding sequence ATGAAGCCACGCCGCCGCGAGCACGAAGCCCGTGACAACCGCCATGCCCGCCGTCCCGAGCAGACGAACGACACGATCCAGGTGCCCTCGCTGGATGAGGACGACCTGATGCAGATCGTGGCGGACAAGCCGGTGCCCTTCATTCTCATCCTCGATTGCGTGCAGGATCCCCACAATCTGGGTGCCATCCTCCGCAGCGCCGATGGCGCGGGGGTTCACGCGGTGGTCGCCCCGAAGGACAAGGCGGCAGGCATCACGGAAACGGTGCGCCGCATTTCCGTGGGTGCGGCGGATCACGTGCCTTTCGTGCAGGTGACGAACCTGGCCCGGACCATGGAGCATCTCAAGAAGGCGGGTGTCTGGATCGTGGGAACCACCGATCACACGGACAAGCTGCTCTACGATCTCGACCTGAAGGGGCCGTTGGCTCTCGTGTTGGGCGCTGAGGAGAAGGGTATGCGCCGTCTAACCGAAGAGAACTGCGATTTCCTGGCCAAGCTGCCGATGGCGGGGAAGGTGGAATGCCTGAACGTCTCGGTCTCCGCCGGTGTCTGCCTTTACGAAGCTGTTAGGCAGCGGACCCACGCGACGAAATGA
- a CDS encoding metallophosphoesterase codes for MTSPVRILSDLHLGHRVSRIASVEQLRPLIAGAGTVVFNGDTWQELAAIFREKSAVMLEELKALCAQEGAEMIFLSGNHDPGWDGPGWVELAGGKILITHGDAFYAEGSPWSREAFARHEQVAELWAQHGAAAGDPAKRIELARKIALVLRAATYPKGQKIWQRVMEAVRPPRRAYEILRVWTQQADAAADFAARYFPKAEIVVMGHFHRTGMWRRGNKLILNLGAFLPPGAAWWAEYEGGYLRVGKIDEGEIYQRREVLGVWRIGGNY; via the coding sequence ATGACCTCCCCGGTCCGCATTCTCTCCGACTTGCATCTCGGCCACCGGGTCTCCCGCATCGCGTCCGTGGAGCAGTTGCGCCCGCTGATTGCAGGCGCGGGAACGGTGGTTTTCAATGGCGACACTTGGCAGGAACTCGCGGCGATCTTCCGCGAGAAGTCCGCGGTGATGCTGGAGGAGTTGAAGGCGCTCTGCGCGCAGGAAGGGGCGGAGATGATCTTCCTTTCCGGCAATCATGACCCCGGTTGGGACGGGCCCGGATGGGTGGAGCTCGCCGGTGGCAAGATCCTGATCACACACGGGGACGCCTTCTACGCGGAAGGTTCACCGTGGAGTCGCGAGGCTTTTGCCCGGCATGAACAGGTGGCAGAGCTATGGGCGCAGCACGGTGCGGCTGCGGGAGATCCCGCGAAGCGCATCGAGTTGGCGCGGAAGATTGCCTTGGTCCTGCGTGCCGCCACCTATCCGAAGGGGCAGAAGATCTGGCAGCGGGTCATGGAGGCAGTGCGTCCTCCGCGCCGCGCCTATGAGATCCTGCGGGTGTGGACGCAGCAGGCGGATGCGGCAGCGGATTTTGCGGCACGTTATTTCCCGAAGGCGGAGATCGTAGTAATGGGGCACTTCCACCGTACTGGGATGTGGCGCAGGGGAAACAAGTTGATCTTGAATCTCGGAGCCTTTTTGCCCCCGGGTGCCGCTTGGTGGGCCGAGTATGAGGGCGGTTATCTTCGCGTCGGGAAGATCGACGAGGGCGAGATTTACCAACGGCGAGAGGTTCTCGGTGTCTGGCGCATTGGTGGCAATTATTGA
- a CDS encoding hydrolase yields MSDNKTGLKALLRPEDSILVLIDHQPYQFANLNSHEPTMIINNVVGLAKTAKIFEVPTILTTVIEERGGYLVKALQDVFPDQKPIDRTFINTWEDPNVTDIVKKSGRKQLILAALWTEICLAMPAIQALGEGYDVFIVTDASGGVSAEAHDMAVRRMVQAGAVPITWMAVLGEWQRDWAREKTANALSSVILEHGGASSIAFAWELQLLASGAKG; encoded by the coding sequence ATGAGCGACAACAAGACCGGACTCAAGGCCCTGCTCCGCCCCGAAGACAGCATCCTGGTGCTGATCGACCATCAGCCTTACCAGTTCGCCAATCTGAACAGCCACGAACCGACGATGATCATCAATAACGTCGTCGGCCTGGCCAAGACCGCTAAGATCTTCGAGGTCCCTACCATCCTCACCACCGTGATCGAGGAACGCGGCGGCTATCTCGTCAAGGCGCTCCAAGACGTCTTCCCGGATCAGAAGCCGATCGACCGCACCTTCATCAATACCTGGGAGGATCCCAATGTCACCGACATCGTGAAGAAGAGCGGCCGCAAGCAACTCATCCTCGCCGCACTTTGGACCGAGATCTGTCTCGCCATGCCGGCGATCCAAGCGCTCGGGGAAGGCTACGATGTCTTCATCGTGACCGATGCCTCCGGCGGTGTCAGCGCGGAAGCCCACGACATGGCCGTCCGCCGTATGGTTCAGGCCGGCGCAGTGCCGATCACTTGGATGGCGGTGCTCGGCGAATGGCAGCGCGACTGGGCACGGGAGAAAACCGCCAATGCTCTCTCCAGCGTGATCCTTGAGCACGGCGGTGCCAGCTCTATCGCCTTTGCCTGGGAGCTGCAGCTTCTCGCTTCGGGCGCGAAGGGTTGA
- a CDS encoding LysR family transcriptional regulator, with translation MELRHLRYFVAVAAHGSFNRAAEILHITQPPLSRQVRDLEEELGVPLLLRGSNMVKLTEAGELFYEEAREVLARADEAVRRVRGEARQEVLRVGYAPSMIAGIMSAVLARFKSAAPRVRIELADLSSREIIEQAGKGLLDLVVSPGISVTKGIAGFQLTELRKVQPVLVLPGSHPLAKLKRVPVARLRTLPLVGLAKENYPEYVQSVRGLLKPFGISPRFVSLVNDGVSTLFAELVANDAGSILVEGIADIMPRSLVIRQLSPKLPSAPVVIGLPALDPSPHAEMFARILIEEARGS, from the coding sequence GTGGAACTACGTCACCTCCGGTACTTCGTCGCGGTCGCTGCCCACGGCTCCTTCAATCGTGCGGCGGAGATCCTGCACATCACCCAGCCGCCGCTCAGCAGGCAGGTGAGGGATCTGGAAGAAGAACTGGGGGTGCCGCTTTTGCTGCGGGGTTCCAACATGGTGAAGCTCACGGAAGCAGGTGAGCTGTTCTACGAGGAAGCCCGCGAGGTGCTGGCGCGGGCGGATGAAGCGGTCCGTCGTGTCCGCGGAGAGGCGAGGCAAGAAGTGCTTCGCGTGGGATACGCGCCTTCGATGATCGCAGGCATCATGTCCGCCGTGTTGGCCAGATTCAAATCGGCCGCACCGCGCGTGCGGATCGAACTCGCGGACCTGTCATCGCGGGAGATCATCGAGCAGGCGGGCAAGGGCTTGCTGGATCTGGTGGTGAGTCCGGGCATATCCGTCACGAAGGGAATCGCGGGATTCCAGTTAACCGAGCTGCGGAAGGTGCAGCCGGTGCTGGTGCTGCCGGGAAGCCACCCCTTGGCGAAGCTGAAGCGGGTGCCGGTGGCGAGATTGCGAACTCTGCCGCTGGTAGGCTTGGCGAAGGAGAACTATCCAGAGTATGTGCAGAGCGTCCGCGGCCTGCTCAAGCCCTTCGGAATCTCACCACGGTTCGTGTCGCTGGTGAACGACGGGGTCTCGACCCTTTTCGCGGAACTCGTGGCGAACGATGCCGGATCCATCCTTGTGGAGGGAATCGCCGACATCATGCCGCGGTCGCTCGTGATCAGGCAGCTATCCCCGAAGCTGCCGAGCGCTCCGGTGGTGATCGGTCTCCCGGCCTTGGACCCGAGCCCGCATGCCGAGATGTTCGCGCGGATCCTGATCGAGGAAGCGCGGGGGAGCTGA
- the metX gene encoding homoserine O-acetyltransferase MetX, producing MADTQTQFFTIQDGPVRLREGGELSTVTLAYETWGTLNPEGTNGILLFHALSGSHHACGHNPAIPGTGSLWQPEMHEGWWNDLIGPGKALDTNKFFIVCANYLGGCYGSTGPASGNPATGKPYGSKFPHVTSADQAEVQAKLLDHLGIGKLHAVVGPSVGGLIALTFATRFAERVKNVISIASGYKTTVLNRLILFEQILAIENDPHFNGGDYYDNDGPLYGLALARMISHKTFVHLDAIERRARQDVVQPDDILAWYRVRDQFQSYMLHQGKKFTKRFDANTYLRINDMWSRFDGANEGDAETPADLFSRCADAGQKWLVFSIDSDFCIYPEEQMELTKHLETAQVKVMHVTVHSDKGHDSFLLEPDFYTPHISWMLGQ from the coding sequence GTGGCCGATACCCAGACCCAGTTTTTCACGATCCAGGACGGACCGGTCCGCCTGCGCGAGGGCGGGGAGCTTTCCACCGTCACGCTGGCCTACGAGACTTGGGGCACCCTGAACCCTGAAGGCACGAACGGGATCCTGCTTTTCCACGCGCTTTCCGGCTCCCACCACGCCTGCGGGCACAATCCCGCCATCCCCGGCACCGGCAGCCTTTGGCAGCCGGAAATGCATGAGGGCTGGTGGAACGATCTCATCGGCCCCGGCAAGGCACTGGACACCAACAAGTTTTTCATCGTCTGCGCGAATTACCTCGGCGGTTGCTACGGTTCGACCGGCCCGGCCTCCGGGAATCCCGCCACCGGCAAGCCCTACGGCTCGAAGTTCCCGCACGTCACCTCGGCCGATCAGGCGGAAGTGCAGGCGAAGCTGCTCGATCACCTCGGAATCGGGAAGCTGCACGCCGTGGTCGGCCCATCCGTGGGCGGCCTCATCGCCCTCACCTTCGCGACGCGATTCGCGGAGCGGGTGAAGAACGTCATCTCGATCGCTTCCGGCTACAAGACGACGGTCCTCAATCGCCTGATCCTGTTCGAGCAGATCCTCGCGATCGAGAACGACCCGCACTTCAACGGTGGCGACTACTACGACAACGATGGCCCGCTCTACGGTCTCGCGTTGGCGCGCATGATCTCGCACAAGACCTTCGTCCACCTCGACGCAATCGAGCGCCGCGCGCGGCAGGACGTGGTGCAGCCGGACGACATCCTCGCCTGGTATCGCGTGCGCGACCAATTCCAGAGCTACATGCTCCATCAGGGCAAGAAGTTCACCAAGCGCTTCGACGCGAACACCTACCTCCGCATCAACGACATGTGGTCCCGCTTCGACGGAGCCAATGAAGGTGACGCGGAAACACCCGCGGATCTCTTCTCCCGCTGTGCCGATGCCGGCCAGAAGTGGCTGGTGTTCTCCATCGACTCGGACTTCTGCATCTATCCGGAAGAGCAGATGGAACTCACCAAGCACCTCGAAACCGCGCAGGTGAAGGTGATGCACGTGACCGTACACTCGGACAAGGGCCACGACTCCTTCCTCCTTGAGCCGGACTTCTACACGCCGCACATCTCTTGGATGCTCGGCCAGTAA